In Rhododendron vialii isolate Sample 1 chromosome 9a, ASM3025357v1, the following are encoded in one genomic region:
- the LOC131299826 gene encoding L-type lectin-domain containing receptor kinase V.9-like — protein sequence MAPDRYSKKYQLRTTPPPRSSVVCRKTRRGCDPDPTLNGYKLKLSLNGAQTAKITENFQCNNIPEDFSFNVHTKPDGTVEFSSNGLITLNDYERRAKGRAYYNLPIQFKNSSKASVISFSTTFIFATEPEYQICSIHGLAFVISPTEEILPGALPGHSLGLFSGTNNENSSNHILAVELDTIYNSESDDINDHQVGIDINGLNSIQSNPAGYFPDQNGDFRDLSLTSGDPMQVWVEYDGINRQLDVTMSPINISKPARPLLSLTRDISPFLLEYMYVGFSSSTSSVSANHYILGWSFKMNGQAQQIDASRPPKLLRSQQGRDDKQIKWFLAIIMPPVAFLLLLVLIFGFLFTKSMKKFMEVLEDWEVQYGPHRFRYKDLFIATKGFKELLGRGGFGGVYRGVLPTPNIQVAVKRVAHDSRQGLREFVKSRDFGEASNEQDVELPTSVTSLTISEPFTSTGR from the exons ATGGCCCCAGATAGGTATAGTAAG AAATACCAATTACGTACAACGCCCCCTCCTCGCTCATCTGTAGTTTGTCGAAAAACTAGGAGAGGTTGCGATCCTGATCCCACCTTAAATGGGTATAAGCTCAAGCTTTCTCTCAATGGTGCACAGACCGCAAAAATTACAGAGAACTTTCAATG CAACAATATTCCAGAAGATTTCTCTTTCAATGTACATACGAAGCCGGATGGAACCGTTGAATTCAGTTCCAATGGCCTGATCACACTAAACGATTATGAAAGACGAGCAAAGGGCCGCGCTTACTACAACTTGCCCATCCAATTCAAGAACTCCTCAAAAGCTAGTGTCATTTCCTTTTCTACTACTTTCATCTTTGCAACTGAACCCGAGTATCAGATATGCAGCATCCACGGACTAGCGTTTGTTATTTCACCAACCGAAGAGATTCTTCCCGGAGCCCTTCCCGGCCATTCTCTAGGGCTCTTCAGTGGTACAAACAACGAGAATAGTTCAAATCATATACTTGCAGTCGAGCTCGACACCATCTATAACTCTGAGTCTGACGACATAAACGACCACCAGGTTGGCATCGACATTAACGGCCTGAATTCAATCCAATCTAATCCTGCAGGCTATTTCCCAGATCAAAATGGTGATTTCAGGGATCTAAGTCTCACAAGTGGCGACCCAATGCAGGTTTGGGTGGAATATGATGGCATCAACAGACAACTTGACGTTACCATGTCACCCATTAACATATCCAAGCCTGCACGCCCACTCTTATCCTTGACAAGGGACATTTCACCATTCCTGCTAGAGTATATGTATGTGGGGTTTTCATCCTCCACAAGCTCAGTTAGCGCAAATCATTACATCCTAGGTTGGAGTTTCAAGATGAATGGTCAAGCCCAACAAATCGACGCTTCTCGCCCTCCAAAGCTCCTCCGAAGTCAACAAGGGAGAGATGATAAACAAATCAAGTGGTTTTTGGCAATTATAATGCCACCAGTTGCATTTCTTCTACTCCTAGTCCTGAtctttggttttcttttcacCAAAAGTATGAAGAAATTCATGGAAGTCCTCGAGGATTGGGAGGTCCAGTATGGCCCTCACAGATTTCGTTACAAGGATCTATTCATTGCTACAAAGGGTTTCAAGGAGCTCCTTGGGCGAGGAGGTTTTGGTGGAGTATACCGAGGTGTGCTTCCAACACCAAACATACAGGTTGCAGTTAAAAGGGTTGCTCATGATTCAAGGCAAGGATTGAGGGAATTTGTCAAGTCCCGCGATTTCGGAGAAGCCTCAAATGAGCAGGATGTGGAACTACCAACTTCAGTTACTTCATTGACGATCTCAGAGCCATTCACCTCTACAGGCCGTTGA
- the LOC131300295 gene encoding uncharacterized protein LOC131300295 isoform X1 produces the protein MASSLVTFESVSFACSHIRPIFSLPSNPFVVSTFSYPKTANYIKLKHLPRASSSSEGLPTELIEDSKFVPLTAEDPQYGPPALLLLGFKVEEAAKIQQLLKGMDGEFLEVIFCTEDMITRSLWDAVNTKQPNLDTVKIANSVPRICFLSGLTGEEMMMFVDAFPEIGLEPAVFAALVPNSADKPLQELIEEIMGDHEMLSAKRSG, from the exons ATGGCTTCTTCTCTGGTTACCTTCGAAAGCGTCTCCTTCGCTTGTTCCCATATTAGGCCAATCTTCTCATTACCCTCAAACCCATTTGTAGTTTCGACTTTTTCATATCCAAAAACTGCTAATTATATCAAGCTCAAGCACCTCCCAAGAGCATCATCATCTTCTGAAG GCCTTCCTACTGAGTTGATTGAAGATTCCAAATTTGTCCCGTTGACTGCTGAAGATCCTCAATATGGTCCACCA GCTTTATTGTTGTTGGGCTTTAAAGTGGAGGAGGCAGCAAAG ATACAGCAACTTTTGAAAGGCATGGATGGTGAATTCCTAGAG GTTATCTTCTGTACTGAAGACATGATTACTCGCTCGCTGTGGGACGCAGTTAATACAAAGCAGCCCAATTTGGATACTGTGAAG ATTGCAAATTCGGTGCCACGAATATGTTTCTTATCTGGTCTTACGGGGGAAGAAATGATGATGTTCGTTGATGCTTTTCCTGAAATTG GATTAGAACCTGCTGTATTTGCAGCTCTTGTTCCCAACAGCGCTGATAAACCGCTACAAGAGTTGATTGAGGAGATTATGGGAGACCATGAAATGCTT TCAGCAAAGAGATCGGGCTAG
- the LOC131300295 gene encoding uncharacterized protein LOC131300295 isoform X2: protein MASSLVTFESVSFACSHIRPIFSLPSNPFVVSTFSYPKTANYIKLKHLPRASSSSEGLPTELIEDSKFVPLTAEDPQYGPPALLLLGFKVEEAAKVIFCTEDMITRSLWDAVNTKQPNLDTVKIANSVPRICFLSGLTGEEMMMFVDAFPEIGLEPAVFAALVPNSADKPLQELIEEIMGDHEMLSAKRSG, encoded by the exons ATGGCTTCTTCTCTGGTTACCTTCGAAAGCGTCTCCTTCGCTTGTTCCCATATTAGGCCAATCTTCTCATTACCCTCAAACCCATTTGTAGTTTCGACTTTTTCATATCCAAAAACTGCTAATTATATCAAGCTCAAGCACCTCCCAAGAGCATCATCATCTTCTGAAG GCCTTCCTACTGAGTTGATTGAAGATTCCAAATTTGTCCCGTTGACTGCTGAAGATCCTCAATATGGTCCACCA GCTTTATTGTTGTTGGGCTTTAAAGTGGAGGAGGCAGCAAAG GTTATCTTCTGTACTGAAGACATGATTACTCGCTCGCTGTGGGACGCAGTTAATACAAAGCAGCCCAATTTGGATACTGTGAAG ATTGCAAATTCGGTGCCACGAATATGTTTCTTATCTGGTCTTACGGGGGAAGAAATGATGATGTTCGTTGATGCTTTTCCTGAAATTG GATTAGAACCTGCTGTATTTGCAGCTCTTGTTCCCAACAGCGCTGATAAACCGCTACAAGAGTTGATTGAGGAGATTATGGGAGACCATGAAATGCTT TCAGCAAAGAGATCGGGCTAG
- the LOC131300298 gene encoding histone-lysine N-methyltransferase, H3 lysine-9 specific SUVH1-like: MDQGMGSESVPASGSDDKSRVLNVKPLRCLVPIFPSNPGGMSSISSPQASPFVCVPPSGPFPPGVSPVFPFLIPTEQQNPQTPFAAPLNQAGRSYGVDNSNSIPSPVPITSYRTPTVQANGSAGSSKRSSKGSSQRKTRSGNMTTAHDVDIDAVAIDFLTSFDLTRFDPAKLSDGDKESVRYLTMVYNLLRRRITQVEDSEEATPGVTRRPDLKAGSILMNKKGVRTNMTKRVGAVPGIEVGDVFFFRVEMCLVGLHAPIMGGIDYMSFKISLDEEPVAVSIVSSGSYEDNDEDGEVLIYSGQGGVLRRDGIVMDQKLEKGNLALEKSLHRGNEVRVIRGLRDEASPTRTAKVYLYDGLYKIVESWVERDKSGCNVFKYKLVRGAGQPEAYTLWKSIQQWKNDTTSRVGVILPDLTSGAERLPVSLVNDVDHEKGPAHFTYFPTLKYSKPVDSPQPSSFSCTCREGCHSSDLNCACVQKNGGVLPYTTLGVLLSFKTLIYECGPSCLCPPTCRNRVSQAGLRVRLEVFRTKDKGWGLRSWDPIRSGAFICEYAGEVIDSSMTEESGNQDNYIFDATRTCEPVELMPGNADDSQKLPFPLVISAKEGGNVARFMNHSCTPNVYWQPVLREESNLHIAFFAINHIPPMTELMYDYGIVQSGKPEPRKKKCLCGSLKCRGYFY; encoded by the coding sequence ATGGACCAAGGTATGGGTTCAGAGTCTGTTCCTGCGTCTGGGTCTGATGACAAGTCTAGGGTTTTGAATGTCAAGCCTTTGCGATGTCTTGTTCCAATATTCCCATCAAACCCTGGCGGCATGTCCTCAATTTCATCTCCCCAAGCTTCTCCCTTTGTCTGTGTCCCACCAAGTGGTCCTTTCCCACCCGGGGTTTCTCCTGTTTTCCCATTCCTCATTCCAACTGAACAACAGAACCCTCAAACCCCATTTGCTGCACCACTCAATCAAGCAGGGCGTTCTTATGGTGTTGATAATAGCAATTCCATTCCATCACCCGTACCCATAACCTCGTATAGAACACCAACAGTACAGGCAAATGGAAGCGCCGGGTCGTCTAAGAGGAGTTCAAAGGGGAGTTCCCAGAGAAAGACAAGGAGTGGCAACATGACAACTGCCCATGATGTTGACATTGACGCTGTAGCCATTGATTTTCTCACATCGTTTGATCTTACCCGATTCGATCCAGCCAAACTATCAGATGGTGATAAGGAGTCAGTTAGGTATTTAACAATGGTATATAATCTGCTCAGGAGAAGAATTACTCAAGTTGAAGACTCTGAGGAGGCAACTCCAGGGGTCACAAGACGCCCGGACTTAAAGGCGGGGTCGATTTTGATGAATAAGAAAGGGGTTCGAACAAACATGACAAAGAGGGTTGGAGCTGTACCGGGAATCGAAGTTGGGgatgttttctttttcaggGTGGAAATGTGCTTGGTGGGCTTGCATGCACCTATCATGGGTGGAATCGATTACATGAGTTTCAAGATTAGTCTAGATGAAGAGCCTGTGGCTGTAAGCATTGTTTCTTCCGGGTCATATGAAGATAATGATGAGGATGGAGAAGTATTGATTTACAGTGGCCAAGGTGGGGTTCTCAGGAGAGATGGAATTGTGATGgatcaaaaacttgaaaaaggTAATCTAGCTTTGGAGAAAAGTTTGCATCGCGGCAATGAGGTAAGAGTAATTCGGGGTTTGAGGGATGAGGCAAGTCCAACTCGAACTGCCAAAGTCTACCTCTATGATGGCCTTTACAAAATCGTAGAGTCATGGGTGGAGAGAGACAAGTCAGGCTGTAATGTGTTCAAGTATAAGTTGGTTAGAGGTGCTGGCCAGCCTGAAGCCTATACCTTGTGGAAATCAATTCAGCAATGGAAAAACGATACTACCTCAAGGGTTGGGGTAATTTTGCCAGACCTTACTTCGGGGGCAGAGAGGCTACCAGTTTCTCTTGTGAACGATGTGGATCATGAGAAAGGTCCGGCTCATTTCACTTATTTTCCAACTCTCAAGTACTCAAAACCAGTTGATTCGCCTCAACCTTCTTCTTTCAGCTGCACTTGCCGTGAAGGATGTCATTCTAGTGACCTCAACTGCGCTTGCGTTCAGAAAAATGGTGGAGTTCTCCCATATACTACACTGGGGGTTCTTCTGAGTTTCAAAACCCTGATATATGAGTGTGGTCCTTCCTGTTTATGCCCTCCCACCTGCCGGAACCGGGTTTCCCAGGCGGGTTTGAGAGTCCGTCTTGAGGTGTTTAGGACAAAGGATAAAGGTTGGGGACTAAGGTCTTGGGATCCTATCCGTTCAGGAGCTTTTATCTGTGAGTATGCCGGAGAAGTCATTGATTCGTCCATGACTGAGGAAAGTGGAAATCAAGATAACTATATATTTGATGCTACTCGCACTTGTGAACCCGTGGAGCTAATGCCTGGAAATGCTGATGACTCTCAAAAACTCCCATTTCCACTTGTTATTAGTGCAAAAGAAGGTGGGAATGTGGCTCGGTTTATGAATCACAGTTGTACTCCGAATGTCTATTGGCAGCCTGTTTTGCGAGAGGAATCTAATCTCCATATTGCATTTTTTGCAATCAATCACATTCCTCCTATGACAGAGTTGATGTACGATTATGGGATAGTTCAGTCTGGCAAACCAGAGCCAAGGAAGAAAAAATGCCTGTGTGGGTCTTTGAAGTGCAGAGGTTATTTCTACTAA
- the LOC131300299 gene encoding protein FLOWERING LOCUS D, whose protein sequence is MNPSNQPPQWTSPFPHYLHNPFPFTISAPGQNPNPNSVPVPVPNHDPYPVPPYEPNPNPNSNGNPGVNINPNWNHLLPLYVPKKRRRGRPRSTAQSAHYHNQVYHMPYASNGIFGVSNGELSMPSSSASAIVPNIGVSNSSNANYKNPNPSTQTVPDVSDEIIVINKEATSEALTALTSGFPADSLTEEEIDARVVSVVGGIEQVNYILVRNHIIMRWRENVSHWITKEMFVDVIPSHCSKLLDSAYDYLVSHGYINFGVAPAIKEKIPSEPSKPTVIIVGAGLAGLAAARQLMRFGFKVTVLEGRKRAGGRVYTMKMEGGNRTASADLGGSVLTGTLGNPLGILARQLSSPLHKVRDKCPLYNLDGKPVDPDVDSKVETAFNHLLDKASKIRQLMGDVSQDVSLGSALETFWQVYGDAAKAEEMNLFNWHLANLEYANAGLLSKLSLAFWDQDDPYDMGGDHCFLPGGNGRLIQALAENMPILYEKTVHTIRYTSDGVQVVAGSQVFEGDMVLCTVPLGVLKSGSIKFFPELPQRKLDGIKRLGFGLLNKVSMLFPHVFWGTDLDTFGHLTDDPSRRGEFFLFYSYATVAGGPLLIALVAGEAAHKFESTPPTDAVTRVLQILKGIYEPQGIDVPEPIQTVCTRWGSDPFSLGSYSNVAVGASGDDYDILAESVGDGRVFFAGEATMRRYPATMHGAFLSGLREAANMARSTSLRSMKTKVDRSPSKNAHSCASLLADLFREPDMEFGGFSVIFCRKNSDPKSMAVLRVTLSGQRKRNQEGSKPDQPHSNKLLFQQLQSHFNQQQEFHVYALLSREQALELREVRGGDDMRLNHLCEKLGVKLVGRKGLGPTADSVIASIKAERGNRKSASTSMSLKSGTSKPRAILKKKFVRKAQIMRINNGSTPPNVGVGAKMVVNGFGSLSTPNQNVDSIIFGNGNGFTHSSSINVGGTSSSPPTVNTDSGGGHGSLPPPV, encoded by the exons ATGAACCCATCAAATCAACCCCCTCAATGGACTTCTCCTTTCCCGCATTACCTTCACAACCCCTTCCCCTTCACCATCTCTGCTCCTggacaaaaccctaaccctaattcgGTCCCAGTCCCCGTTCCTAACCATGATCCTTATCCGGTCCCACCGTACGAGCCAAATCCAAATCCCAATTCTAATGGTAACCCCGGTGTTAATATTAACCCTAATTGGAACCACCTTCTCCCACTGTATGTCCCCAAGAAGCGAAGACGAGGTAGACCCCGGAGTACGGCGCAATCCGCGCATTATCACAACCAG GTATATCACATGCCTTATGCTTCAAATGGTATATTTGGCGTTAGTAATGGGGAGTTATCTATGCCTTCTTCGTCTGCTTCAGCTATCGTACCTAATATTGGAGTTTCTAACTCTTCAAATGCTAATTACAAGAACCCTAATCCTTCAACGCAAACAGTTCCTGATGTATCTGATGAGATCATTGTGATCAATAAAGAAGCCACTTCTGAAGCTTTGACTGCACTTACGTCTGGGTTTCCAGCCGATTCCCTTACCGAAGAGGAAATAGACGCCAGGGTTGTTTCTGTTGTCGGTGGAATTGAACAGGTTAATTACATTCTTGTTAGGAACCACATTATCATGAGATGGCGTGAGAATGTTTCACATTGGATCACGAAGGAGATGTTTGTTGATGTTATACCTTCACATTGTAGTAAACTCTTGGACTCTGCCTATGATTATTTGGTTTCACATGGATATATTAATTTCGGGGTTGCCCCTGCTATAAAGGAGAAAATTCCATCAGAGCCCAGTAAGCCAACTGTGATAATTGTTGGAGCAGGTTTGGCGGGTTTGGCTGCAGCACGGCAGTTAATGAGGTTTGGATTCAAAGTGACTGTTTTGGAGGGAAGGAAACGTGCTGGTGGAAGGGTTTATACGATGAAAATGGAGGGAGGGAATAGGACTGCTTCTGCAGATTTAGGAGGAAGTGTGTTGACCGGTACACTTGGGAACCCACTTGGGATTTTGGCTAGACAACTGTCATCTCCTCTTCATAAGGTGAGAGACAAGTGCCCACTCTACAATTTGGATGGAAAACCTGTGGACCCAGATGTGGATTCAAAGGTGGAAACTGCTTTTAACCATCTTTTGGATAAGGCGAGTAAGATTAGACAGTTAATGGGAGATGTTTCACAGGATGTTTCTCTTGGGTCAGCACTGGAGACCTTTTGGCAGGTTTATGGGGACGCCGCAAAAGCGGAGGAGATGAACTTATTTAATTGGCATCTTGCTAATTTGGAGTATGCAAATGCGGGTTTACTTTCTAAGCTTTCCCTTGCTTTCTGGGACCAAGATGACCCATATGATATGGGAGGAGACCACTGCTTCCTTCCTGGAGGAAATGGGAGGCTAATTCAGGCTTTGGCTGAGAACATGCCGATTCTTTATGAGAAAACTGTGCATACAATTCGTTATACTAGCGACGGAGTACAGGTTGTTGCTGGGAGCCAGGTGTTCGAGGGCGATATGGTGCTATGCACTGTTCCTCTTGGGGTTTTGAAGAGTGgttcaattaaattttttccagAGTTGCCTCAGAGGAAGCTTGATGGGATAAAGAGGTTAGGATTTGGTTTGTTAAACAAGGTTTCAATGCTTTTTCCTCATGTGTTTTGGGGAACAGATCTGGATACATTTGGTCATCTCactgatgatccaagccgtagGGGGGAATTCTTTCTGTTCTACAGCTATGCAACTGTGGCTGGTGGTCCTCTTCTGATTGCTTTAGTGGCAGGAGAAGCTGCTCACAAATTTGAGAGCACGCCTCCCACTGATGCTGTGACCCGGGTTCTTCAGATTCTCAAGG GTATATATGAACCACAAGGGATTGATGTCCCAGAACCTATCCAAACTGTTTGTACCAGATGGGGTAGTGATCCTTTCAGCTTAGGTTCTTACTCTAATGTCGCTGTTGGGGCGTCAGGAGACGACTATGATATCTTGGCAGAGAGTGTAGGAGATGGAAGAGTTTTCTTTGCAGGAGAGGCAACTATGAGGCGTTACCCTGCAACTATGCATGGAGCTTTTCTTAGTGGGCTAAGAGAAGCTGCAAATATGGCCCGCTCTACTAGCCTTAGATCCATGAAAACAAAAGTAGATAGGAGCCCGTCAAAAAATGCACATTCTTGTGCATCACTTCTTGCAGATTTATTCAGGGAGCCCGATATGGAGTTCGGGGgtttttctgtaattttttgtCGGAAGAATTCGGATCCCAAGTCTATGGCAGTTTTGAGGGTGACATTGAGTGGACAGCGAAAGAGGAACCAAGAAGGCTCAAAGCCAGACCAGCCGCACTCCAATAAATTACTATTCCAGCAGCTTCAGTCCCATTTTAATCAGCAGCAGGAGTTTCATGTTTACGCTTTGTTATCAAGGGAACAGGCACTTGAGCTGAGGGAAGTAAGAGGGGGTGATGATATGAGATTGAATCACCTGTGTGAAAAGCTTGGAGTGAAGCTGGTTGGGAGAAAAGGTCTGGGGCCAACTGCGGATTCTGTGATTGCTTCCATCAAGGCCGAGAGGGGAAATCGCAAGTCTGCTTCAACGTCTATGTCACTTAAATCTG GGACATCGAAGCCAAGAgctattttgaagaaaaagttTGTTAG GAAGGCTCAAATAATGCGCATCAACAATGGTTCTACACCTCCAAATGTAGGAGTGGGAGCTAAAATGGTAGTTAATGGCTTTGGCTCTCTCTCTACCCCAAATCAAAATGTGGATTCCATAATTTTTGGCAATGGCAATGGCTTTACCCATTCTTCAAGCATAAATGTTGGGGGCACTAGCTCCTCTCCCCCTACAGTAAATACAGACAGTGGTGGTGGACATGGCTCACTTCCTCCTCCAGTATAA
- the LOC131300301 gene encoding putative ribosomal large subunit pseudouridine synthase SVR1, chloroplastic, translating to MAAISAAVAAFSSSLASLHLSRPSSLSRTRCHLRTITSSLSSSTEFNITFAPKPPSPKPEEPSPSITDDLGRQLFIPWIVRDDNGNLTLTTTPPPRLLHEMANATTQKKKAKEKKTTKKKDSPSNKVVAAAASEKPPPPKYSKAARRFYNENFREPQQQRLSKVLASSGVASRRSSEELIFGGRVTVNGSVCNTPQTRVDPARDVIYVNGNRLPKRLPPKVYLALNKPKGYICSSGEKETKSVISLFDDYLKSWDKRNPGQPKPRLFTVGRLDVSTSGLIIVTNDGEFAQKLSHPSSNFSKEYIATVNGKVNQRHLIAISEGTVIDGTHCTPDAVELLPQQPDISRPRLRIVVHEGRNHEVRELVKNAGLEIHSLKRTRISGFKLPSDLGIGKHIELKQSNLRALGWKS from the exons ATGGCGGCGATATCCGCCGCCGTAGCGGCCTTCTCTTCATCCCTCGCCTCCCTCCACCTCTCCCGCCCCTCCTCGCTCTCCCGCACCCGCTGCCACCTCCGCACCAtcacctcctctctctcctcctctacCGAATTCAACATCACCTTCGCTCCTAAACCCCCAAGCCCTAAACCCGAAGAACCATCTCCCTCCATCACCGACGACCTAGGCCGCCAGCTCTTCATCCCCTGGATTGTCCGCGACGACAACGGCAACCTCACTCTCACGACGACCCCGCCGCCGCGCCTCCTCCACGAGATGGCCAACGCCACCACGCAGAAGAAGAAGGCCAAGGAGAAGAAGACCACGAAGAAGAAAGATAGTCCGAGCAACAAAGTGGTTGCGGCGGCGGCATCGGAGAAGCCGCCGCCGCCCAAGTATTCGAAGGCGGCGAGGAGGTTTTATAATGAGAATTTTAGGGAGCCGCAGCAGCAGCGACTTAGTAAGGTTCTTGCTTCATCTGGAG TGGCATCGAGGAGGAGCAGTGAAGAGCTTATTTTTGGAGGACGGGTGACTGTTAATGGTTCTGTCTGCAACACTCCTCAG ACTAGAGTTGATCCTGCAAGGGATGTAATATATGTCAATGGAAACCGCCTTCCTAAGAGATTGCCTCCAAAGGTCTACCTCGCCCTCAACAAGCCAAAAGG GTACATTTGCTCTTCTGGCGAGAAGGAGACTAAGTCAGTCATTTCGCTATTTGATGACTATTTGAAGAGTTGG GATAAAAGGAATCCGGGGCAACCAAAACCGAGATTGTTTACTGTCGGCCGCCTTGATGTTTCCACAAGTGGATTGATCATTGTGACAAATGATG GGGAGTTTGCGCAGAAACTTTCACATCCTTCTTCCAATTTCTCAAAGGA ATATATTGCAACAGTAAATGGTAAGGTCAACCAGCGTCACCTAATTGCAATAAGTGAGGGAACAGTCATTGATGGCACCCATTGCACTCCAGATGCTGTGGAGCTACTACCACAACAGCCTGATATATCCAGACCTCGACTTCGTATTGTG GTTCATGAGGGCAGAAACCATGAAGTTCGGGAACTTGTAAAAAATGCTGGACTGGAG ATTCATTCACTAAAGCGTACACGTATAAGTGGTTTCAAGCTTCCATCAGATCTTGG GATTGGAAAGCATATTGAACTAAAACAATCTAATCTGAGGGCTCTTGGCTGGAAGAGTTAG
- the LOC131300302 gene encoding glycerol-3-phosphate dehydrogenase SDP6, mitochondrial-like: protein MATRLRATATAIAVFSYGAHASLRDPSVSANDRSGAPAADAIQRKISDPCAVVPPRAVQESALVGASPVNPLDLLVVGGGATGCGVALDAATRGLRVGLVEREDFSSGTSSRSTKLIHGGVRYLEKAIFNLDYGQLKLVFHALEERKQVIENAPHLCHSLPCMTPCFKWFEVAYYWTGLKLYDLVAGRHLLHLSRYYSAQESVELFPTLARKGKDRTLKGAVVYYDGQMDDSRLNVALACTAALAGAAVLNHAEVLSFLKDDVSERIIGARIRDTLTGKEFDTYAKVVVNAAGPFCDSVRKMADKDAKPMICPSSGVHIVLPDYYSPQGMGLIVPKTKDGRVVFMLPWLGRTVAGTTDSNTAITMLPEPNEYEIEFILDAISDYLKIKVRRVDVLSAWSGIRPLAMDPRAKNTESISRDHIVFEGYPGLVTVTGGKWTTFRSMAEDAVDAAIKSGKLSPTNKCVTYNLRLIGGDGWDPSHFAVLAQRYVRTKKSYWGKVVPEAMDTATAKHLSRAYGTLVDRVAAIAQNESLGRRLAHGYPYLEAEVAYCARNEYCESAVDFIARRSRLAFLDTDAAGRALPHVIQILASEHKWDRSRQKQELQKAKEFLGTFKSSQNAEFHDGKHK from the exons ATGGCCACCCGTCTCCGCGCCACCGCCACAGCCATCGCCGTCTTCTCCTACGGCGCCCACGCTTCCCTCCGCGACCCCTCAGTCTCCGCCAACGACCGCAGCGGCGCCCCCGCCGCGGACGCCATCCAGAGGAAGATATCCGACCCGTGCGCCGTCGTCCCGCCTAGGGCCGTGCAGGAGTCGGCCCTCGTCGGTGCCAGCCCCGTCAATCCCCTCGACTTACTCGTGGTCGGCGGTGGTGCCACCGGGTGCGGCGTCGCTCTCGACGCCGCTACGAGAGGCCTCCGCGTGGGgttggtggagagagaggaCTTTTCGTCTGGGACTTCTTCTCGGTCTACTAAACTAATTCATGGAG GAGTTCGGTACTTGGAGAAAGCAATTTTTAACTTAGACTATGGACAGCTGAAGCTGGTTTTTCATGCCCTTGAGGAGCGTAAACAGGTTATTGAGAATGCTCCACACTTATGCCATTCTTTACCATGCATGACACCCTGTTTCAAGTGGTTTGAGGTGGCGTACTATTGGACTGGCTTGAAGCTATATGACCTTGTTGCGGGACGCCACCTGCTGCATCTGTCCAGATATTATTCTGCACAAGAGTCTGTCGAACTCTTCCCAACTCTTGCAAGGAAAGGTAAAGATAGAACATTGAAGGGAGCAGTGGTTTATTATGATGGTCAAATGGATGACTCAAGACTAAATGTTGCTTTAGCATGCACTGCTGCGCTGGCTGGTGCAGCTGTGCTTAACCATGCTGAAGTCTTATCTTTTCTTAAGGATGATGTTAGTGAGCGGATAATTGGCGCTCGTATTCGAGATACTCTGACAG GCAAAGAGTTTGATACATATGCAAAAGTGGTTGTGAATGCCGCTGGGCCATTTTGTGATTCTGTGAGGAAAATGGctgacaaagatgcaaaaccaATGATCTGTCCAAGCAGTGGTGTACATATAGTGCTTCCCGATTATTATTCTCCTCAGGGAATGGGCTTAATCGTTCCCAAAACTAAAGATGGGCGTGTTGTCTTCATGCTGCCATGGTTGGGGAGAACGGTTGCTGGCACTACAGATTCTAACACCGCAATTACAATGCTTCCAGAACCAAACGAGTATGAGATTGAATTTATATTGGATGCCATCTCTGATTACCTTAAAATTAAG GTGCGGCGTGTGGATGTTCTCTCTGCTTGGAGTGGTATTCGGCCATTGGCAATGGATCCTAGAGCGAAGAACACAGAGAGCATTTCCCGTGATCATATTGTATTTGAAGGTTACCCCGGTTTGGTCACAGTTACTGGTGGGAAGTGGACTACTTTTAGAAG TATGGCAGAAGATGCCGTTGATGCAGCTATAAAGTCGGGAAAGCTGAGTCCAACCAATAAATGCGTAACATATAACCTACGTCTTATTGGCGGAGATGGATGGGATCCTTCACATTTCGCTGTGCTTGCTCAACGATATGTGCGTACGAAGAAGTCATATTGGGGTAAAGTTGTTCCAGAAGCAATGGACACTGCTACAGCAAAGCATTTGTCCCGTGCATACGGTACCTTGGTTGACCGGGTGGCTGCCATTGCTCAG AATGAAAGTCTGGGGAGGCGGCTTGCTCATGGATATCCATATTTAGAAGCTGAGGTGGCATACTGTGCTCGGAACGAGTACTGTGAATCTGCAGTAGATTTCATTGCCAGGAGATCTCGGCTAGCTTTCCTCGACACTGATGCAGCAGGTCGAGCATTGCCACACGTGATCCAGATACTAGCTTCCGAACACAAATGGGACAGGTCAAGGCAGAAGCAAGAATTACAGAAGGCTAAAGAATTTTTGGGAACTTTCAAGTCATCACAAAATGCAGAGTTCCACGATGGCAAACACAAGTA G